The stretch of DNA CCTGGCTACAGGAGCGGTATGACGCCGCCGCGTTCTTTCTTGGCGACTATGCCGCGCTGCGGCAGGACTTCGATCCTGCCGACTACCTGCGCCAGTGGGATGGCCTGCCCTTCGCTGCCAGCGTCCACGTGGAAGCCGAGCGGCATGCAGACGAGTCGGTGGCCGAGACCGCATGGCTGCATCAGGTCCACGCGCGCCATGGCTTTCCCAACGCGGTGGTGGCGCATGCCGACTTCAACAGCGACACGCTGGCGGAACAGCTGCGCGCGCACCAGGCCTTCCCGCTGGTGCGGGGCGTGCGGTGCAAGCCGCGCACCAGCCAGGCGGCGGATGGCAGCGTGCGCGGCCAGCGCGGCACGCTGCAGGATCCGCGCTGGCTGTCCGGGTTGCAGCGGCTGGCGGAGCACGGCCTGGCGTGGGACCTGCGGGTGCCGTGGTGGCACCTGGAGGAAGCCGCCGAGGCGATCGCGGCGGTGCCGGGCCTGGCCGTGGTGGTGGAACACACCGGCCTGCCGTGGGACCGCACCGAAACGGGCCTGTCCGGCTGGCGCCGCGGGCTGGCGGCCCTGGCCAGCCTGCCCGGCGTGCACCTGAAGCTGTCCGAGTTCGGCTTGCCGGGCGCGGCATGGGATCGCGCCGGCAATGTCGCCGTCATCCGCCAGGCGCTGGAGATCTTCGGCTGGCAGCGCTGCATGTTCGCCAGCAATCTGCCCGTGTCGGGGCTGCGCGCATCGCTGCATGAAATCGTCAATACCGTCGCCGCCGCGCTGGAAGGCCTGCCCGACGCCGCCGCGCAGGCGGTGTGGCACGACAACGCCATGCGCTTTTACCGGATCGGGACGCCCGGGGCGAGCCGGCGCTGAACCCCGTCCACCCAGGAGTCCTCAATCATGAACCGAATTACGCTGCGCCTGATCCAGGGCGCGATGGTCGCCATGATGGCCGCCATGATCGTGCTGGTCTTTGGCAACGTGGTGCTGCGCTACGTCTTCAATTCCGGCATTGCCTTTTCCGAGGAAGCCTCGCGCTTCATCTTCATGTGGCTGACGCTCACAGGCGCCCTGCTGGTCATGCATGACAAGGCCCACCTCGGCATGTCCACCCTGGTATCGCGGCTGGGCGAGACCGGGCAGCGTGCCTGCCGCCTGCTCGCCGACGCGGGCGCGCTGGGCTGCTGCCTGCTGCTGGCCCACGGAGCCTGGCAGCTGGTGGCGATCGGCATGGACGACCGCGCTCCCGTCACCGGCGTGCCGCTGGGCGTGGTCTATGCCTGCCTGCTGGTGTGCAGCGTCGGCATGGCAGCGATGCTGCTGCACGGGCTGTGGCGCCTCGCCAGCGGACGCATGGCGCAGCATGAACTGGTGCCGCAGTCCGGCGCCTCCGGCGAATAAGCGCAAGGAGCCTGTCATGACCATCTTTGTCTTTGTCGGCTCGCTGCTGGGCGCGATGTCGCTCGGCATGCCCATCGCCTTTGCGCTGCTCGCATCCGGGGTTGCGCTGATGCTGCACCTGGGCAACTTCGATACGCAGATCCTCGCGCAGAACATGCTCGAGGGCGTCAACAACTATCCGCTGATGGCGGTGCCGTTCTTCATGCTGGCGGGCGAACTGATGAATGCCGGCGGCCTGTCACGGCGCATCGTGGGCGTCGCCGACGCGGCGGTCGGGCACGTCCGCGGCGGCCTGGGCTACGTGGCGATCATCGCGGCGACGGCGGTGGCCAGCATCTCCGGCTCGGCCGTGGCCGATACCGCCGCGGTCGCCGCGCTGCTGATCCCGATGATGCGCAACGCCGGCTACAACGTGCCGCGCGCGGCGGGACTGATCGCGGCGGGTGGCATCATCGCCCCGGTGATCCCGCCGTCGATCGCCATCGTGGTGTTTGGCGTGGTCGCGCAGGTGTCGATCACCAAGCTGTTCCTCGCGGGCATCGCACCCGGCGCGATGATGGCGCTGACGCTCGCCGTCACCTGGCACTTCTGCGCACGCAAGGAAAAGCTGGCGCCCACCGAACCCTTCGATGCCCGCCGCCTGGCCAGAGCCGCGCTCGACGGCATCTGGGCCCTGGTGCTGCCGGTGGTGATCATCGGCGGCATGAAGATCGGCGCGTTCACGCCGACCGAGGCGGCGGTGGTGGCCGTGGTCTACGCGATGGTGGTCGGCCGCTTCGTCTACGGCGAACTGAAGCTGCGCGCGCTGCCGGAACTGATCGTCACCGCGGCCAAGACCTCCGCCACGGTGCTGTTCCTGGTGGCCTGCGCGCTGGTGTCGGCCTGGCTGATCACCATCGCCAATATCCCGGCGCAGGTGACCGACCTGCTCGAGCCGTTCATCGACAACAAGATCCTGCTGATGTTCGTCATCATGGTCCTGGTGATCGTGGTGGGCACCGCGCTCGACCTGATGCCGACGGTGCTGATCATGACCCCGATCCTGATGCCGGTGATCACCAAGGCAGGCATCGACCCGGTGTACTTCGGCGTGATGTTCGTGCTCAACAACGCCATCGGCCTGCTGACGCCGCCGGTGGGCACGGTGCTCAACGTGGTGGCGGGCACGTCGCGCTGCAGCCTGGACAGCGTGATCGGCGGGGTCTGGCCGTTCCTGCTTAGCCTGACCGCGCTGATGTTCCTGTTCGTGCTGTTCCCGCAGCTGATCCTGGTGCCGGCCGCATGGCTGCACTGAGGCCGGGCGCGCTCCATCTTCCTTCCTTGCAGGACACAAGATGCCATCCATCAACGAGATCGAGGACCTGCGCCGGCTCGCCCGGCAGCGGGTGCCGCGCATGTTCTATGAATACGCCGACTCCGGTTCGTGGACCGAGTCCACGTACCGCGCCAACCAGCGCGAGTTCGGTCGCATCCTGCTGCGCCAGCGCGTGGCCGTGGATATCGGCGAGCGCCGCGTCACCACGCGCATGCTGGACCAGGATGTCGCCATGCCGGTGGCGATCGCCCCGACCGGGCTGGCCGGCATGCAGCACGCCGACGGCGAGATCCTGGCCGCCCGCGCCGCGCGCGATTTCGGCGTGCCGTTCACGCTGTCCACGGTCAGCATCTGCTCGATCGAAGACGTGGCCGAGGCCACCGGCGGCCATCCGTTCTGGTTCCAGCTCTATGTGATGCGTGACCGTGCCTTCGTCGAACGCCTGATGGACCGCGCCCGCGCCGCGGGCTGCCCGGCGCTGGTGCTGACGCTGGACCTGCCGGTCAGCGCACAGCGCCACAAGGACCTGCGCAACGGCCTGTCGGCGCCGCCGCGCCTGACGCCGCGCAACCTGCTCAACATGATGGGCAAGCCGCGCTGGTGCCTGGGCATGCTGGGCACGCGCCGCCGCACCTTCGGCAACATCATCGGCCATGTGCAGGGCGTCGACGACATGAGCTCGCTGGCCGACTGGTCGAGCCGCCAGTACGACCCGACGCTGGACTGGGACGACGTGGCGTGGATCCGCCGCCGCTGGCCCGGCAAGCTGGTGCTCAAGGGCATCCAGGATGCCGAGGATGCGCGGCTGGCATGCCGGTCGGGCGCGGATGCGCTGATCGTGTCTAACCACGGCGGCCGCCAGCTCGACGGCGCGCCGGCATCGATCCGGGCCCTGCCCGCCATTGCCGAGGCCGTGGGCGACCGCATCGAAGTCCATATGGACGGCGGCATCCGCTCCGGGCAGGACGTGCTGAAGGCGGTCGCACTTGGCGCCAGGGGCGTCTATATCGGCCGCCCGATGTTGTACGGGCTGGGCGCCATGGGACAGGCCGGCGTGACGCGGGCGCTGGAGATCATCCGCAAGGAACTCGACCTGACCATGGCCTTCTGCGGCCACACCGACATCCGCGCGGTCGGCACGGACATCCTGCTGCCGCCGCATCCGCCTGCCTCGTAGTTTTCCTGACGTAGCCACCCACCCAACCGCAAACAAACCAGACCGGAGACAACAGATGACCATCGTTCGCCAAACCCTGCGCGCCCGCCGGGCGCTCGCCAGCCTCGCCGCGGCCACCGCCGTCGGCGCCATCGCCCTGATGCCCGCCCCAGCCGCGGCACAGCCCACGCCCTCCGCCGAATGCAAGGCGGCCCTGGACGCCCGTGCGCAGAACCCCAACTACCCGCGCGAGCGCGTGCCGCGCTACATCAAGACGCCCACCGGCTACCTGCTGGTGCTGCGCATGGGCGACAACGTGTTCGAGCAGATCGAAGCCTTTGCCCTCTGCGAGAAGGTGCCCAGCGCGAGCCTGTCCGCGATCGGCTTCGCCAACGTCACGTTCGGCTTCTGGGATGCCGCGAAGAAGCAGTTCAACCCGCGCACCTTCCGCAACGTGGAGATGGCCAGCATCGTCGGCAGCCTGGCGTGGAAGGAAGGCAAGCCGTCGATCCATGCGCATGGCGTGGCCGGCGACAGCAGCTTCGACACGTACGGCGGCCATATCCTGTCGATGGAGGTCGGCACCGGATCACTTGAGGTAACGGTCATCACGCATCCACAGCTACTGGAACGTGCGACCGATCCGCGTATCGGTGCCAATGTGCTTGGATTGCACGATACGCACTAAGTACGCTTCTGCGCGGCCTGGCAGATGCAAACTGCAAGTCCGACTCCACCGAAGGCAGGGCGGCGCGTCCTCAGGACTCGCCGCAGTGGCTTTTGCAAGCCGTATTCGAGTTCATCGGATGGCTACAGGATTGACGTTGACTTGCGTGGAACCCACGTACAGCGGCTGACCCAGCACAAAGAGGAACTCCCACGCCTTGTCACGTACGAGTGCGCGGCTGTCGATCAATTCCAGGTTGTAGATGCCGCGCTTGGCGAGCATGTACTGGTTAACCGGGAACTCCTCATTGCCGCGCGGGTTCGGATAGACTTCGGACGCCCATGTGTCGCCGCCGAACGCAACGATGCCCTGGTCGGCCAGCCACTGCGCGGCTTCCATGCCGATCCCGGGTTCCACTTCCAGGAACTGCTTGTTGTCCTTGCCGACCAGCTCCAGCCACCCCGTGTTGAACAGCACCACATCCCCTTTGCGCAGGGTCAGGCCCTCTTTCCTGAGAACCGCCTGGATGTCGGCGACGGTGAACTCGGTGCCGCCGGGGACGATCGCCTTGCCATAGTGCGCGGTCATGTCGAGCACGACGCCGCGGGTGACGATCGGCGGCACCTTCTCGACACCGAGCTTCTTCACGCCATCGACGCCGACAAAGTCGGCCGCCTTGTTGCCGTTGTAATAGACGTTGTCGATGCCGATGTGGCCGATGCCGTTGAGCTGCGTGCCGACACCCGTCCACGCGTTCACGAGTTCGTCGTTGAAGGTGAACTTGTTGGGCCCCAGCGACTTGCCAGCCTGCTGGCCCACCTGCACGTTGTAGAGCCGGAAGCTGCGGTGGCGGAATGCGGGCAGGTCCTTGTCCACCGGTACGGCCAGCGGGTAGGTTTTGCCGGTCTTCACCAGCGTGACGGCCTGCCTGACCACATCCGGGGTCAGCAGGTTCGCCGCGCCGATTTCATCCTTCTGCCCGTAGGCGGACGGATACCAGTCCGCCGCGGAGGCAGCGTGCATGGCAAGCGGCAGCATGGCAGCCAACGCGAGTTTCGCGAACGTCGTCTTCATCATCGATCTCCGGGTTCCGTTCAGGCTGCGGCTTCGGCCAGCGTAGGGTAGTCGGTCAGGCCTTGTGCACCGCCGCCGAAGAGCGTGCCGCGGTCATGCTGCGCGAGCGGCGCGCCAACGCGCAGGCGCTCGGGCAGATCCGGGTTCGCAACGAACGGACGGCCGAAGGCAATCAGGTCGGCCCAGCCCGCGGCGATGGCTTCGCGCGCGCGTTCCGCGGTGTACTTGCCCGCATAGATCAGCACGCCGGGGAACGCTTCACGCAGCTTGCGCTTGAATGCCGCCGGCATCAGCGGCGCATCGTCCCAGTCCGCTTCCGCGATATGGAGGTAGCCGACGCCGAGCTCACCGAGCAGCCTGGCCGCGGCAAGGTATGTCGTTTCGGGATCATCGTCGACGCAGCCGTTCAGCGTGGTCAGCGGCGCCAGGCGGATACCGACGCGCGACGCGTCGCCCGTGCCTTCGACCAGCGCCTGCGCGACTTCGCCCAGGAAACGCAGGCGGTTCTCCAGCGACCCGCCGTAGGCGTCGGTGCACGTGTTCGCGTTCGAGTCGATGAACTGGTTCACCAGGTAGCCGTTGGCGCCGTGCAGCTCGACGCCGTCAAAACCCGCCTCGATCGCGTTGCGCGCGGCGGCGCGGTACTGGTCCACGACTTCGCGGATCTCGTCGACGTTCAGCGCGCGCGGCGCGGAGGCCTGGACGAAGCCGGGCGTGCTGCCGTCCTCGCCGGCGATGAACACGTTTACGCCCTGCGCCTGGATCGGCGACGACGACACGGGTTGTTGCCCGCCGAGCAGGCTCTCGTGGCTCAGCCGGCCCACATGCCAGAGCTGCGCGAAGATGTGGCCGCCGGCGGCGTGCACGGCCTCGGTCACCTTGCGCCATCCGGCCACCTGCGCGGGCGTGTGGATGCCGGGCGTCCAGGCATAGCCCTTGCCGAGCGGGGCGATATAGGTGCCTTCGCTGACGATCAGGCCTGCGCCCGCGCGCTGCGCGTAGTACGCGGCCATCAGCGCATTGGCCTCGTCGCCGGGCTGGCTGGCGCGCGAGCGCGTCATCGGCGGCATCACGATGCGGTTCGGCAGCATCAGCCCGCCAAGTTGAAGCGATTGGAACAGCGGATCCTGGGTCATGGTGCGTGTGCTATCGGAGCCGCGGCCTGCGGGCCGCGGAGGGATCGATGAAAGACGGGTCGAAGAAAGACGGAACGAAAAAGGGGCGCTGCGG from Cupriavidus taiwanensis encodes:
- a CDS encoding amidohydrolase family protein; amino-acid sequence: MPASSTLPAAIVDAHHHLWRLGPARYPWLQERYDAAAFFLGDYAALRQDFDPADYLRQWDGLPFAASVHVEAERHADESVAETAWLHQVHARHGFPNAVVAHADFNSDTLAEQLRAHQAFPLVRGVRCKPRTSQAADGSVRGQRGTLQDPRWLSGLQRLAEHGLAWDLRVPWWHLEEAAEAIAAVPGLAVVVEHTGLPWDRTETGLSGWRRGLAALASLPGVHLKLSEFGLPGAAWDRAGNVAVIRQALEIFGWQRCMFASNLPVSGLRASLHEIVNTVAAALEGLPDAAAQAVWHDNAMRFYRIGTPGASRR
- a CDS encoding TRAP transporter small permease yields the protein MNRITLRLIQGAMVAMMAAMIVLVFGNVVLRYVFNSGIAFSEEASRFIFMWLTLTGALLVMHDKAHLGMSTLVSRLGETGQRACRLLADAGALGCCLLLAHGAWQLVAIGMDDRAPVTGVPLGVVYACLLVCSVGMAAMLLHGLWRLASGRMAQHELVPQSGASGE
- a CDS encoding TRAP transporter large permease codes for the protein MTIFVFVGSLLGAMSLGMPIAFALLASGVALMLHLGNFDTQILAQNMLEGVNNYPLMAVPFFMLAGELMNAGGLSRRIVGVADAAVGHVRGGLGYVAIIAATAVASISGSAVADTAAVAALLIPMMRNAGYNVPRAAGLIAAGGIIAPVIPPSIAIVVFGVVAQVSITKLFLAGIAPGAMMALTLAVTWHFCARKEKLAPTEPFDARRLARAALDGIWALVLPVVIIGGMKIGAFTPTEAAVVAVVYAMVVGRFVYGELKLRALPELIVTAAKTSATVLFLVACALVSAWLITIANIPAQVTDLLEPFIDNKILLMFVIMVLVIVVGTALDLMPTVLIMTPILMPVITKAGIDPVYFGVMFVLNNAIGLLTPPVGTVLNVVAGTSRCSLDSVIGGVWPFLLSLTALMFLFVLFPQLILVPAAWLH
- a CDS encoding alpha-hydroxy acid oxidase — protein: MPSINEIEDLRRLARQRVPRMFYEYADSGSWTESTYRANQREFGRILLRQRVAVDIGERRVTTRMLDQDVAMPVAIAPTGLAGMQHADGEILAARAARDFGVPFTLSTVSICSIEDVAEATGGHPFWFQLYVMRDRAFVERLMDRARAAGCPALVLTLDLPVSAQRHKDLRNGLSAPPRLTPRNLLNMMGKPRWCLGMLGTRRRTFGNIIGHVQGVDDMSSLADWSSRQYDPTLDWDDVAWIRRRWPGKLVLKGIQDAEDARLACRSGADALIVSNHGGRQLDGAPASIRALPAIAEAVGDRIEVHMDGGIRSGQDVLKAVALGARGVYIGRPMLYGLGAMGQAGVTRALEIIRKELDLTMAFCGHTDIRAVGTDILLPPHPPAS
- a CDS encoding PPC domain-containing DNA-binding protein; translated protein: MTIVRQTLRARRALASLAAATAVGAIALMPAPAAAQPTPSAECKAALDARAQNPNYPRERVPRYIKTPTGYLLVLRMGDNVFEQIEAFALCEKVPSASLSAIGFANVTFGFWDAAKKQFNPRTFRNVEMASIVGSLAWKEGKPSIHAHGVAGDSSFDTYGGHILSMEVGTGSLEVTVITHPQLLERATDPRIGANVLGLHDTH
- a CDS encoding cyclase family protein translates to MKTTFAKLALAAMLPLAMHAASAADWYPSAYGQKDEIGAANLLTPDVVRQAVTLVKTGKTYPLAVPVDKDLPAFRHRSFRLYNVQVGQQAGKSLGPNKFTFNDELVNAWTGVGTQLNGIGHIGIDNVYYNGNKAADFVGVDGVKKLGVEKVPPIVTRGVVLDMTAHYGKAIVPGGTEFTVADIQAVLRKEGLTLRKGDVVLFNTGWLELVGKDNKQFLEVEPGIGMEAAQWLADQGIVAFGGDTWASEVYPNPRGNEEFPVNQYMLAKRGIYNLELIDSRALVRDKAWEFLFVLGQPLYVGSTQVNVNPVAIR
- a CDS encoding alkene reductase encodes the protein MTQDPLFQSLQLGGLMLPNRIVMPPMTRSRASQPGDEANALMAAYYAQRAGAGLIVSEGTYIAPLGKGYAWTPGIHTPAQVAGWRKVTEAVHAAGGHIFAQLWHVGRLSHESLLGGQQPVSSSPIQAQGVNVFIAGEDGSTPGFVQASAPRALNVDEIREVVDQYRAAARNAIEAGFDGVELHGANGYLVNQFIDSNANTCTDAYGGSLENRLRFLGEVAQALVEGTGDASRVGIRLAPLTTLNGCVDDDPETTYLAAARLLGELGVGYLHIAEADWDDAPLMPAAFKRKLREAFPGVLIYAGKYTAERAREAIAAGWADLIAFGRPFVANPDLPERLRVGAPLAQHDRGTLFGGGAQGLTDYPTLAEAAA